In one window of Anser cygnoides isolate HZ-2024a breed goose chromosome 3, Taihu_goose_T2T_genome, whole genome shotgun sequence DNA:
- the TBXT gene encoding T-box transcription factor T isoform X1 gives MSSPGAEGAGKAAPCRVEHLLSAVESELRAGSEKGDPTERELRVSLEEGELWLRFKELTNEMIVTKNGRRMFPVLKVSVSGLDPHAMYSFLLDFVAADGHRWKYVNGEWVPGGKPEPQAPSCVYIHPDSPNFGAHWMKAPVSFSKVKLTNKLNGGGQIMLNSLHKYEPRIHIVRVGGPQRMITSHSFPETQFIAVTAYQNEEITALKIKYNPFAKAFLDAKERSDHKDMMEEVGDNQQSGYSQLGSWLIPGTGTLCPPANPHPQFGAPLSLSPAHSCERYSSLRNHRSAPYPNPYTHRNNSPTAYADNSSACLSMLQSHDNWSTLGVPTHTTMLPMSHSTGTATGSSQYPNLWSVSNSTITPVSQSSGMSNGLSSQFLRGSPAHYSALPHPVAATTSASPLYDGGAPTDLPDSQYDASAHARLASTWTPVTPPSM, from the exons atGAGCTCGCCGGGCGCCGAGGGGGCGGGCAAGGCGGCGCCGTGCCGCGTGGAGCACCTGCTGAGCGCCGTGGAGAGCGAGCTGCGGGCGGGCAGCGAGAAGGGCGACCCGACGGAGCGGGAGCTGCGGGTCAGCCTGGAGGAGGGCGAGCTGTGGCTGCGCTTCAAGGAGCTCACCAACGAGATGATCGTCACCAAGAACGGCAG GAGGATGTTCCCGGTGCTGAAGGTGAGCGTGTCGGGGCTGGACCCCCACGCCATGTACTCCTTCCTGCTCGACTTCGTGGCGGCCGACGGCCACCGCTGGAAGTACGTGAACGGCGAGTGGGTGCCGGGCGGCAAGCCCGAGCCGCAGGCGCCCAGCTGCGTCTACATCCACCCCGACTCGCCCAACTTCGGCGCGCACTGGATGAAGGCGCCCGTCTCCTTCAGCAAGGTCAAGCTCACCAACAAGCTCAACGGCGGCGGGCAG ATCATGCTGAACTCCCTCCACAAGTACGAGCCTCGGATTCACATAGTGAGAGTCGGCGGCCCGCAGCGGATGATCACCAGCCATTCCTTCCCGGAGACCCAGTTTATAGCCGTGACGGCGTACCAGAACGAGGAG atcacagctttaaaaattaaatacaatcCATTTGCAAAGGCATTTCTTGATGCAAAGGAAAG AAGTGATCACAAAGATATGATGGAGGAAGTGGGAGACAACCAGCAGTCTGGGTATTCGCAGT TAGGTAGTTGGCTTATTCCTGGGACTGGGACTCTGTGCCCTCCTGCCAATCCTCATCCTCAGTTTGGAGCACCCCTGTCGCTCTCCCCTGCTCACAGCTGTGAAAGGTACTCATCGCTGAGGAACCACCGCTCTGCCCCTTACCCCAATCCCTACACCCATAGAAACAACTCGCCAA CAGCCTATGCCGATAATTCCTCTGCCTGCCTTTCCATGCTCCAGTCCCACGACAACTGGTCTACGCTTGGAGTTCCCACACATACAACTATGCTGCCCATGAGTCACAGCACTGGCACAGCTACTGGCTCCAG TCAGTACCCTAACTTGTGGTCTGTGAGCAACAGCACCATCACGCCGGTGTCCCAGTCGAGTGGGATGTCCAACGGCCTGAGCTCGCAGTTCTTACGTGGCTCCCCAGCGCACTACTCCGCCCTTCCGCACCCAGTCGCTGCCACCACCTCCGCATCCCCGCTGTACGACGGCGGGGCCCCCACGGACCTCCCTGACAGCCAGTACGATGCCTCCGCGCACGCTCGGCTGGCATCCACATGGACGCCTGTCACCCCACCTTCCATGTAA
- the TBXT gene encoding T-box transcription factor T isoform X2 — translation MSSPGAEGAGKAAPCRVEHLLSAVESELRAGSEKGDPTERELRVSLEEGELWLRFKELTNEMIVTKNGRRMFPVLKVSVSGLDPHAMYSFLLDFVAADGHRWKYVNGEWVPGGKPEPQAPSCVYIHPDSPNFGAHWMKAPVSFSKVKLTNKLNGGGQIMLNSLHKYEPRIHIVRVGGPQRMITSHSFPETQFIAVTAYQNEEITALKIKYNPFAKAFLDAKERSDHKDMMEEVGDNQQSGYSQLGSWLIPGTGTLCPPANPHPQFGAPLSLSPAHSCERYSSLRNHRSAPYPNPYTHRNNSPTYADNSSACLSMLQSHDNWSTLGVPTHTTMLPMSHSTGTATGSSQYPNLWSVSNSTITPVSQSSGMSNGLSSQFLRGSPAHYSALPHPVAATTSASPLYDGGAPTDLPDSQYDASAHARLASTWTPVTPPSM, via the exons atGAGCTCGCCGGGCGCCGAGGGGGCGGGCAAGGCGGCGCCGTGCCGCGTGGAGCACCTGCTGAGCGCCGTGGAGAGCGAGCTGCGGGCGGGCAGCGAGAAGGGCGACCCGACGGAGCGGGAGCTGCGGGTCAGCCTGGAGGAGGGCGAGCTGTGGCTGCGCTTCAAGGAGCTCACCAACGAGATGATCGTCACCAAGAACGGCAG GAGGATGTTCCCGGTGCTGAAGGTGAGCGTGTCGGGGCTGGACCCCCACGCCATGTACTCCTTCCTGCTCGACTTCGTGGCGGCCGACGGCCACCGCTGGAAGTACGTGAACGGCGAGTGGGTGCCGGGCGGCAAGCCCGAGCCGCAGGCGCCCAGCTGCGTCTACATCCACCCCGACTCGCCCAACTTCGGCGCGCACTGGATGAAGGCGCCCGTCTCCTTCAGCAAGGTCAAGCTCACCAACAAGCTCAACGGCGGCGGGCAG ATCATGCTGAACTCCCTCCACAAGTACGAGCCTCGGATTCACATAGTGAGAGTCGGCGGCCCGCAGCGGATGATCACCAGCCATTCCTTCCCGGAGACCCAGTTTATAGCCGTGACGGCGTACCAGAACGAGGAG atcacagctttaaaaattaaatacaatcCATTTGCAAAGGCATTTCTTGATGCAAAGGAAAG AAGTGATCACAAAGATATGATGGAGGAAGTGGGAGACAACCAGCAGTCTGGGTATTCGCAGT TAGGTAGTTGGCTTATTCCTGGGACTGGGACTCTGTGCCCTCCTGCCAATCCTCATCCTCAGTTTGGAGCACCCCTGTCGCTCTCCCCTGCTCACAGCTGTGAAAGGTACTCATCGCTGAGGAACCACCGCTCTGCCCCTTACCCCAATCCCTACACCCATAGAAACAACTCGCCAA CCTATGCCGATAATTCCTCTGCCTGCCTTTCCATGCTCCAGTCCCACGACAACTGGTCTACGCTTGGAGTTCCCACACATACAACTATGCTGCCCATGAGTCACAGCACTGGCACAGCTACTGGCTCCAG TCAGTACCCTAACTTGTGGTCTGTGAGCAACAGCACCATCACGCCGGTGTCCCAGTCGAGTGGGATGTCCAACGGCCTGAGCTCGCAGTTCTTACGTGGCTCCCCAGCGCACTACTCCGCCCTTCCGCACCCAGTCGCTGCCACCACCTCCGCATCCCCGCTGTACGACGGCGGGGCCCCCACGGACCTCCCTGACAGCCAGTACGATGCCTCCGCGCACGCTCGGCTGGCATCCACATGGACGCCTGTCACCCCACCTTCCATGTAA